A region from the Perca fluviatilis chromosome 16, GENO_Pfluv_1.0, whole genome shotgun sequence genome encodes:
- the arhgap32b gene encoding rho GTPase-activating protein 32 isoform X5, producing the protein MKSRPTKQKLKQRGILRERVFGCDLGEHLLNSGHDVPQVLKSCTEFIEKHGVVDGMYRLSGIASNIQKLRHEFDSEQIPDLTKDVYIQDIHCVGSLCKLYFRELPNPLLTYQLYEKFSDAVSAATDEERLIKIHDVIQQLPPPHYRTLEFLMRHLSHLAAFSYITNMHSKNLAIVWAPNLLRSKQIESACFSGTAAFMEVRIQSVVVEFILNHVDVLFSTKLSSLIREGAGHNSLSRPKSLLVSSPSTKLLSLEEAQARTQAQINSPVTEDSKYIEVGEGPAALQGKFHTVIEFPTERKRPPIKSKKSPVGSWRSFFNLGKSSSMSKRKLPRNPSEPNELKAMALAGGRGDTATLRSAKSEESLSSLHNVEGESKLYRPRRPRSSSDALSASFNGELLDSRQHCNSYDNLDATEDSDGDDGPICVPALISPPRSAGEDVDLSPPDIGMASLDFDPMSFQCSLPDTSYAFPLDDSPAGAEGSTLKRSPGSICGKTNGSDLISATFLGSLMSPLLSTDFCLAAGEKVESKKLPTSYSYTDKPTQAVSPIKCGKTTSLTPFASSELFATEMPDKNTAGKAVSPQPLSPPPVVKDSPPLMGSVLLRAAEPSLSEAFQMELHSKLTGCDSVDSRELKGEDSIQQAPAASSQEDHGVVAPDSSKDLTPRSLSTTAPTIAPLPPPPPPKNAARMLALALAESAQQVSSQSQSRSSEPSTPLSPLLQQEASDFQDSPHPRVPHFHTSSSEGTGTGSSPPPHSTAPTVTPASSCPSTSSPTIKQQPLEFTSTITKPPASTESSTTPPATQPETDSTPPDTPCYKCAPVASSTNLTSPIRKSPERQQPVPGPAQGQAPGQVLGQAPVRPSSSSTTPATFPSGSCKDTRVLPQLVPEVKPEETAPPPVLPKPSEQPPPAIQKPKRHAVSLPKHQTQKTQQQSPAQIQPLPTPPQTQVQPQTQPQLPSKASARVAPTSAEPVEKPWEAIKPVQPCTESAKYHNVYGPTPPAPPVRTIESKLATAALSQSEASYILGEGPVPSHLEDALPHHPPSPRKSSTHQPAYLYHAKGEPVLIEPPGAAYYHQRPVPLGPQSMPHHFRPDSVPPHLSCVSKSEPQIPYSARLDNRYSTLGPGSHHHSMKSRGNPRSVYVSPGPGHQGYSHDRNQGYPTIRRVHSLHVPSTIRSVPIQRTEVPPDDEMFFYHRPTYQCKAYQQPPQQPPQQSSQTDYHVTQLQPYFENGRVQYRYSPYSGSSPLEAPYYDIDPYGTIRVRHLHSHGGRDPGAAAGRQGGKATGYHYLARHVIPPGKEHSFVSRDMPPSHGAKEAAAYLVWDPEECERLRMHSIRRESRARQKIKGPVLSQYDNVGMFAPADIPSYETLHLRSKSDPGKAVLVAAESKDGRYLPRHMVSDADVLMYMETDKLVQGSAVGDKSDGLAKHSSTKKCQSSHSLPATLSHSLSHQQESGRHEAKYETGDDKLAGDGSRSKHWQQEYPNKWNFQPRYECPDSDHHQSKAKPPSSYHSTEDQASAPREQQARSKLERSHSVREQQHYSQGNPDLDRDFSYQKHGTKTVLSHYDNLDDYHPVPQPQAPVQKRGGSGSYPGPGFTVSHSNRAYSTALGQGAFIQTDMAMQRPETEIRTE; encoded by the exons GATGCTGTGTCAGCGGCAACGGACGAAGAACGACTCATCAAAATCCATGATGTCATCCAGCAGCTTCCTCCACCGCATTACAG GACCCTGGAGTTCCTGATGAGACACCTTTCGCACCTGGCAGCGTTCAGCTACATCACCAACATGCACAGCAAGAACCTGGCCATCGTCTGGGCACCCAACCTGCTCAG GTCCAAACAGATTGAATCTGCGTGCTTCAGTGGCACAGCAGCCTTCATGGAAGTCCGAATCCAGTCGGTGGTGGTGGAGTTCATCCTCAACCATGTGGACGTTCTCTTCAGCACTAAACTTAGCTCACTCATACGAGAGGGCGCAG GTCACAACTCGCTGTCACGGCCCAAATCCCTGCTGGTTTCATCGCCCTCCACTAAACTCCTGAGTCTGGAGGAGGCCCAGGCCAGGACCCAGGCTCAGATCAACTCTCCAGTCACTGAAGACAGTAAATACATCGAGGTGGGCGAAGGTCCGGCGGCCCTGCAGGGAAAGTTCCACACGGTCATCGAGTTTCCCACCGAGAG GAAGAGGCCTCCTATTAAATCCAAGAAGTCTCCTGTGGGTAGTTGGCGTTCTTTCTTCAACCTGGGCAAGTCTTCCTCCATGTCCAAGCGCAAGCTGCCCCGCAACCCCAGTGAGCCCAATGAACTAAAGGCCATGGCTCTCGCCG GAGGCCGAGGAGACACGGCAACATTAAGATCGGCCAAAAGTGAAGAGTCACTGAGTTCCCTGCACAATGTTGAAG GAGAGTCCAAGCTGTACCGTCCTCGGCGGCCGCGCTCCAGCAGCGATGCCCTGTCAGCTTCATTTAATGGCGAGCTGCTGGACAGCCGACAGCACTGCAACTCTTACGACAACCTGGACGCTACGGAGGACAGCGACGGAGACGACGGGCCCATCTGTGTGCCGGCCCTCATCTCCCCTCCCCGCTCGGCAGGTGAAGATGTGGACCTCAGCCCGCCAGACATTGGCATGGCCTCCTTGGACTTTGACCCCATGTCTTTCCAGTGCAGTCTCCCCGATACCTCTTACGCCTTCCCCCTGGATGATTCACCCGCTGGGGCTGAGGGTTCCACGCTAAAGAGGAGCCCCGGTAGCATCTGTGGCAAGACCAATGGCTCTGACCTCATCTCTGCTACCTTCCTGGGTAGCTTGATGTCCCCCTTGTTGTCCACAGACTTCTGCCTGGCTGCTGGAGAGAAGGTGGAAAGCAAGAAACTGCCCACTTCCTATTCTTACACCGATAAACCAACACAGGCCGTGTCGCCTATTAAATGTGGAAAGACCACTAGTTTAACACCATTTGCATCTTCGGAGCTTTTCGCTACCGAGATGCCTGACAAGAATACAGCTGGAAAGGCTGTCTCTCCACAACCATTATCTCCTCCTCCAGTAGTCAAGGACTCTCCTCCCCTGATGGGCAGTGTGCTGCTGAGGGCAGCCGAGCCGTCGCTAAGTGAAGCTTTCCAAATGGAGCTGCACTCTAAGCTGACGGGCTGTGACAGCGTGGACAGCCGAGAGCTGAAGGGAGAGGACAGCATACAGCAGGCGCCAGCTGCCAGCAGCCAAGAGGACCATG GAGTCGTAGCTCCGGACTCTTCAAAGGACCTCACCCCTCGTTCCCTCAGCACTACAGCTCCCACTATtgcccctcttcctcctcctccccctcctaaAAATGCTGCCCGCATGTTGGCCCTGGCCCTGGCAGAGTCTGCCCAGCAGGTCTCCAGTCAGTCTCAGTCCCGGTCCTCTGAGCCCTCCACACCGCTGTCCCCTCTGCTGCAACAGGAGGCCTCTGATTTCCAGGACTCGCCACATCCTCGGGTCCCACAtttccacacttcctcctccgAGGGAACAGGAACAGGAAGTTCCCCGCCACCACACAGCACTGCTCCGACCGTCACTCCAGCCTCATCTTGTCCCTCCACTTCCAGTCCTACAATCAAACAGCAGCCTCTAGAGTTTACCAGCACGATTACCAAGCCGCCAGCCAGTACCGAGTCCTCTACGACTCCACCTGCAACACAGCCAGAAACAGACTCCACCCCACCAGACACTCCTTGTTACAAGTGTGCCCCAGTCGCCAGTTCAACCAACCTGACTTCTCCGATCAGGAAAAGTCCCGAAAGGCAGCAGCCTGTCCCAGGACCGGCCCAAGGACAGGCCCCAGGACAGGTCCTAGGACAGGCCCCAGTCCGTCCCAGCTCATCTAGTACCACTCCAGCCACCTTCCCCAGTGGCAGCTGCAAAGATACTAGAGTCTTACCACAGCTTGTTCCTGAG GTCAAACCAGAGGAGACTGCACCACCCCCTGTCCTTCCAAAACCATCAGAGCAGCCCCCTCCAGCAATTCAAAAGCCCAAGAGGCATGCAGTCTCACTGCCCAAGCATCAAACGCAAAAAACTCAGCAACAGAGCCCAGCTCAGATACAGCCTCTTCCAACACCGCCTCAGACACAGGTCCAGCCCCAAACACAACCTCAGCTCCCCTCGAAGGCCAGCGCAAGAGTGGCCCCCACCTCTGCTGAGCCTGTTGAGAAACCTTGGGAGGCCATAAAGCCGGTACAGCCCTGTACAGAGTCTGCAAAGTACCACAACGTGTACGGACCCACACCTCCAGCCCCTCCTGTCCGCACCATAGAGAGCAAACTGGCCACAGCTGCACTCAGCCAAAGTGAAGCCTCCTATATTCTGGGTGAAGGCCCGGTGCCTAGCCATCTAGAGGATGCCCTGCCTCACCATCCCCCTTCTCCTCGTAAATCTTCCACGCACCAGCCAGCCTACCTGTACCACGCTAAAGGAGAACCGGTCTTAATTGAGCCTCCAGGAGCTGCATACTACCACCAGAGGCCGGTTCCGCTGGGCCCGCAGTCCATGCCACACCACTTCCGGCCCGACAGCGTCCCCCCACACCTCTCCTGTGTGTCCAAATCAGAGCCTCAGATACCTTACAGTGCCCGACTAGACAACAGATACAGCACTTTAGGCCCCGGGTCCCACCACCACTCTATGAAGTCCAGAGGAAACCCCCGCAGCGTGTACGTGTCTCCGGGGCCGGGGCATCAGGGTTATAGCCATGACAGAAACCAAGGCTATCCCACCATTCGCAGAGTACACTCGCTCCATGTTCCTTCCACTATCCGCTCAGTGCCCATCCAAAGGACTGAAGTTCCTCCAGATGACGAGATGTTCTTCTACCATCGGCCCACGTATCAGTGCAAAGCCTACCAGCAGCCCCCGCAGCAGCCCCCGCAGCAGTCCTCACAGACCGACTACCACGTCACCCAGCTGCAGCCTTACTTTGAGAACGGACGGGTTCAGTATCGCTACAGTCCATACTCTGGTTCGAGCCCTTTGGAGGCGCCTTACTACGACATTGACCCTTACGGCACCATCCGAGTCCGACACCTCCACTCCCATGGCGGCCGAGATCCGGGAGCCGCTGCTGGTCGACAGGGCGGAAAGGCGACCGGGTACCACTACCTCGCTCGCCATGTCATCCCACCTGGTAAGGAGCACAGCTTTGTGAGCAGGGACATGCCCCCCAGTCACGGGGCCAAGGAAGCTGCTGCTTACCTCGTTTGGGACCCCGAGGAGTGCGAAAGGCTCCGCATGCACTCCATCCGCAGGGAGAGCAGGGCCAGACAGAAGATTAAAGGCCCTGTCCTCTCCCAGTACGACAACGTCGGCATGTTTGCACCAGCAGATATACCTAGCTATGAAACCCTGCACCTGCGCAGCAAGTCTGACCCAGGCAAAGCTGTGCTGGTTGCTGCCGAGAGCAAAGACGGCCGCTACCTGCCCAGGCACATGGTGTCAGACGCTGACGTCCTCATGTACATGGAGACCGACAAGCTTGTCCAGGGCAGCGCAGTGGGCGACAAGTCAGACGGCCTCGCCAAGCATAGCAGTACCAAGAAATGCCAGTCCTCCCACTCCCTTCCAGCTACTCTgagccacagtctgtcccatCAGCAGGAGAGCGGCCGGCACGAGGCCAAGTACGAGACCGGAGACGACAAGCTGGCCGGGGACGGCAGCAGGTCTAAACACTGGCAGCAGGAGTATCCCAACAAGTGGAACTTCCAGCCACGTTACGAGTGCCCGGATTCTGACCACCACCAGAGTAAAGCGAAACCGCCAAGCAGCTACCACAGTACAGAGGACCAGGCATCCGCGCCCAGGGAACAGCAGGCCCGCTCCAAACTGGAGCGCTCCCACAGCGTCCGGGAGCAGCAGCACTACAGCCAGGGCAACCCCGACCTGGACAGGGACTTCTCATATCAGAAACACGGCACAAAGACAGTGCTGTCCCACTACGATAACTTGGACGATTACCACCCAGTACCTCAGCCTCAGGCCCCTGTTCAAAAACGTGGAGGCTCCGGCTCCTATCCCGGCCCTGGGTTCACAGTGAGCCACAGCAACAGAGCGTACTCCACAGCACTGGGCCAGGGAGCCTTCATCCAGACTGACATGGCCATGCAGAGGCCAGAGACAGAGATACGTACAGAATGA